In Spirochaetota bacterium, a single genomic region encodes these proteins:
- a CDS encoding RNA polymerase sigma factor — MMVENDIEIIDRVLDGDIDSFSEIINKYNGRIFRYVYSKAGNYDDALDITQDVFVIIYEKLKNFRRESKFSTWIYSIMINYCMNYLKRKERFSYYSINRVNDNNEFELQFSDEKQNPEEDVIESDSLRIMKDELCKLPNDYRDILILRDINGLSYNEIADKLGINLSNVKVRIHRGRGLLKKRLVEMDLI; from the coding sequence ATGATGGTTGAGAATGATATTGAGATTATTGATAGGGTTTTGGATGGAGACATTGACTCCTTTTCTGAGATAATTAACAAGTATAATGGCAGGATTTTTCGATATGTTTATTCAAAGGCTGGAAATTATGATGATGCTCTTGATATCACTCAGGATGTCTTTGTCATTATATATGAAAAATTAAAAAATTTCAGAAGAGAATCAAAATTTTCAACCTGGATATATAGCATAATGATAAACTATTGTATGAATTATCTAAAAAGAAAGGAAAGATTTAGTTATTATTCGATTAACAGAGTAAATGATAATAATGAGTTTGAATTGCAATTTAGTGATGAGAAGCAAAATCCTGAAGAGGATGTCATTGAAAGTGACTCATTGAGAATAATGAAGGATGAACTCTGCAAATTACCGAATGATTATAGGGATATACTGATATTAAGGGATATCAATGGTTTATCCTATAATGAGATAGCTGATAAACTTGGGATCAATCTTTCAAATGTGAAGGTTAGAATACACAGGGGTAGGGGATTACTAAAAAAGAGATTAGTTGAGATGGATCTTATATGA